Proteins from a single region of Sphingopyxis sp. BSN-002:
- a CDS encoding VOC family protein — MTKYLHTMIRVSDAQATIDFFKLIGLEEVRRFDSEQGRFTLIFLAPPGQAGVAEVELTYNWPPADGSAPEDYSGGRNFGHLAYRVDDIYDTCQRLMDAGVTINRPPRDGHMAFVRSPDGISVELLQDGHLPPQEPWASMPNTGVW; from the coding sequence ATGACAAAATATCTCCACACGATGATCCGCGTGTCGGACGCGCAAGCCACCATCGACTTCTTCAAGCTGATCGGGCTGGAGGAAGTGCGCCGCTTCGATAGCGAGCAGGGCCGCTTCACGCTGATCTTCCTCGCGCCCCCCGGACAGGCCGGGGTCGCCGAGGTCGAGCTGACCTATAATTGGCCGCCGGCCGACGGCAGCGCGCCCGAGGACTATAGCGGCGGGCGCAACTTCGGGCACCTCGCCTATCGCGTCGATGATATCTACGACACCTGCCAGCGGCTGATGGACGCGGGCGTGACGATCAACCGGCCGCCCCGCGACGGGCATATGGCGTTCGTGCGTTCGCCCGACGGGATTTCGGTCGAACTGCTGCAGGATGGGCATCTGCCGCCGCAGGAGCCTTGGGCCTCGATGCCGAACACCGGCGTCTGGTAA
- the gloB gene encoding hydroxyacylglutathione hydrolase, with translation MLDIVRIPVLSDNYVWLVHDPDSKATMVVDPAVAEPVLEAASVRGWAITDIWNTHWHPDHTGGNAAIREATGCTITGPAAEFGRIPTLDVQVRGGDRVKLGAHVAEVWDVPAHTAGHIAYHFADDAAIFVGDTMFAMGCGRLFEGTAEQMFANMQRLATLDDATRVYCAHEYTLSNARFAVTVDPDNAALAERLAAVESARAAGEATVPTNIGAERATNPFLRAPTAAELGRIRALKDAA, from the coding sequence ATGCTCGACATCGTCCGTATCCCCGTCCTCAGCGACAATTATGTCTGGCTGGTCCACGATCCCGACAGCAAGGCGACGATGGTCGTCGACCCGGCGGTCGCCGAGCCGGTACTCGAAGCCGCAAGCGTGCGCGGCTGGGCGATCACCGACATCTGGAACACCCACTGGCATCCCGATCACACCGGCGGCAATGCCGCCATCCGGGAGGCGACGGGCTGCACGATCACCGGTCCCGCGGCCGAGTTCGGGCGTATTCCGACCCTCGACGTACAGGTCAGGGGCGGCGACCGGGTGAAACTCGGCGCGCATGTCGCAGAAGTGTGGGATGTCCCTGCGCACACGGCAGGCCACATCGCCTATCATTTCGCGGACGATGCGGCGATTTTCGTCGGCGACACGATGTTCGCGATGGGCTGCGGCCGCCTGTTCGAAGGCACCGCCGAACAGATGTTCGCCAACATGCAGCGCCTTGCCACGCTCGACGATGCGACCCGCGTCTATTGCGCACACGAATATACGCTGTCGAACGCGCGTTTCGCGGTGACGGTGGATCCCGACAATGCCGCGCTCGCCGAGCGGCTGGCGGCGGTCGAGTCCGCCCGCGCGGCGGGCGAAGCGACGGTACCCACGAACATCGGCGCTGAACGCGCGACCAACCCCTTCCTGCGCGCGCCGACCGCGGCCGAACTCGGGCGCATACGCGCGCTCAAGGACGCGGCGTGA
- a CDS encoding AMP-dependent synthetase/ligase: MKLENPHLDHFPSLVAMFFDRAARGGEDPFLWRKADRAWQPLSWRQVANQVAALAHSLRELGLKQGDRVVLVSENRPEFCIADLAIMAAGCITVPTYTTNTERDHQHILDNSGASAVIVSTAKLARVLMPAVMRSNAKLVISMESMRIGQQGDVQVVDWDPLVTGGEAHLEETKARGLAMTRDDTACLIYTSGTGGAPRGVMQHHGAILHNIAGAAEVLVNDFGIGDEEVFLSFLPLSHAYEHSGGQFLPIMVGAQIYYSEGLEKLVSNIEETKPTIMVVVPRLFEVIRARMIKSVEKQGKLANWMLNQALRVGEKDYERRMGVFDRPVDVLLNKLFRPKIQQRFGGRMKALVSGGAPLNPEIGVFFHSIGLTLLQGYGQTEAGPVISCNRPSVGLKMDTVGPPLMNTEVKIADDGEILVRGELVMKGYWRNKPETERVLVVDPAEPDKGPWLHTGDIGHIDDKGRIVITDRKKDLIVNDKGDNVSPQRVEGMLTLQPEILQAMVYGDKRPHLVGIIVPDPEWVAEWAEAQGLPKDLKLLREHEKFRAAVRAAVDRVNEQLSVIEKVRKFDFADEAFTIENEQMTPSMKIRRHILKQVYEDRIAALYKA, translated from the coding sequence ATGAAGCTCGAAAATCCCCATCTCGACCATTTTCCGAGTCTGGTCGCGATGTTCTTCGACCGCGCGGCGCGCGGCGGCGAAGACCCGTTCCTGTGGCGCAAGGCCGACCGCGCCTGGCAGCCGCTGAGCTGGCGGCAGGTCGCCAATCAGGTCGCGGCGCTGGCGCACAGCCTGCGTGAGCTTGGCCTCAAGCAAGGTGACCGTGTCGTTCTGGTCAGCGAGAACCGGCCCGAATTCTGCATCGCCGATCTCGCGATCATGGCCGCCGGCTGCATAACCGTGCCGACCTACACGACCAACACCGAGCGCGATCACCAGCATATCCTCGACAACAGCGGCGCGAGTGCGGTGATCGTCTCGACCGCGAAGCTTGCGCGCGTGCTCATGCCCGCAGTGATGCGGTCGAACGCAAAGCTGGTCATCAGCATGGAATCGATGCGCATCGGCCAGCAGGGCGATGTCCAGGTCGTCGACTGGGATCCGCTCGTCACCGGCGGTGAGGCGCATCTGGAGGAAACGAAGGCCCGCGGTCTCGCGATGACGCGCGACGACACCGCCTGCCTGATCTACACCAGCGGCACCGGTGGGGCGCCGCGCGGGGTGATGCAGCATCATGGTGCGATCCTGCACAATATCGCGGGTGCGGCCGAAGTGCTCGTCAACGATTTCGGGATCGGCGACGAGGAGGTGTTCCTCTCTTTCCTGCCATTGAGCCACGCCTATGAGCATTCGGGCGGGCAGTTCCTGCCGATCATGGTCGGCGCGCAAATCTATTACAGCGAGGGGCTGGAAAAGCTCGTCTCCAACATCGAGGAGACCAAGCCGACGATCATGGTCGTCGTGCCGCGCCTGTTCGAGGTGATCCGCGCGCGGATGATCAAGTCGGTCGAGAAGCAGGGCAAGCTTGCAAACTGGATGCTGAACCAGGCGCTGCGCGTGGGCGAGAAGGATTACGAGCGCCGGATGGGCGTATTCGACCGCCCGGTCGACGTCCTTCTGAACAAGCTGTTCCGTCCGAAGATCCAGCAGCGTTTCGGCGGCCGTATGAAGGCGCTGGTATCGGGCGGTGCGCCGCTCAATCCCGAGATCGGGGTATTCTTCCACTCGATCGGGCTGACCCTGCTTCAGGGCTATGGGCAGACCGAGGCGGGGCCGGTGATCAGCTGCAACCGCCCCTCGGTGGGCCTCAAGATGGATACCGTCGGCCCGCCGCTGATGAACACCGAGGTGAAGATCGCCGACGACGGCGAAATCCTTGTGCGCGGCGAACTCGTCATGAAGGGCTATTGGCGCAACAAGCCCGAGACGGAGCGTGTTCTGGTCGTCGATCCCGCCGAACCTGACAAGGGTCCGTGGCTACACACCGGCGACATCGGCCATATCGACGACAAGGGCCGCATCGTCATCACCGACCGCAAGAAGGACCTGATCGTCAACGACAAGGGCGACAATGTCTCGCCTCAACGCGTCGAGGGGATGCTGACGCTCCAGCCTGAAATCCTGCAGGCGATGGTCTATGGCGACAAGCGTCCGCACCTCGTCGGCATTATCGTCCCCGATCCCGAATGGGTCGCCGAGTGGGCCGAAGCGCAAGGGCTGCCCAAGGATCTCAAACTGCTGCGTGAACATGAAAAGTTCCGCGCCGCCGTCCGTGCCGCCGTCGACCGCGTCAACGAGCAGTTGTCGGTGATCGAGAAGGTCCGCAAGTTCGACTTTGCCGACGAAGCCTTCACGATCGAAAACGAGCAGATGACGCCGTCGATGAAGATCCGGCGCCATATCCTGAAGCAGGTCTACGAGGACAGGATCGCCGCGCTCTACAAGGCCTGA
- a CDS encoding thioesterase family protein, producing the protein MARSDFKFSVKKRVRYAEIDAQAVVFNSRYLEYFDLGITEYWRAAGVYERWPLRDSPEFHVARAEVDYRAPILLDEEIDICVRASRVGKSSMTFLFEIHGADKDDLRAAGTIINVHVEEAQGATAPVPDEFVSLFEAFEGRALRA; encoded by the coding sequence ATGGCCCGCAGCGATTTCAAATTCAGCGTCAAAAAGCGTGTCCGCTATGCCGAAATCGACGCGCAGGCGGTCGTTTTCAACAGCCGCTATCTCGAATATTTCGACCTTGGCATCACCGAATATTGGCGGGCGGCGGGCGTGTACGAACGCTGGCCGCTGCGCGACAGCCCCGAATTCCACGTCGCGCGCGCCGAGGTCGACTATAGGGCGCCGATCCTGCTCGACGAGGAGATCGACATTTGCGTCCGCGCCTCGCGGGTCGGCAAAAGCTCGATGACGTTTCTTTTCGAAATCCACGGCGCCGACAAGGACGATCTGCGCGCGGCGGGCACGATCATCAACGTCCATGTCGAGGAAGCGCAAGGTGCGACCGCCCCCGTCCCCGATGAATTCGTATCTTTGTTCGAAGCGTTTGAAGGCCGCGCCCTTCGCGCCTAG
- the ggt gene encoding gamma-glutamyltransferase, with product MIKRLFATVSLFVLAIPSLASAQGVTSSADPRATEAGREILHEGGTAADAAIAMVAVLTLVEPQSSGIGGGGFMVYHDAKDGSIATIDGRETAPAAAKPERFLGADGKPRGYMDVIPGGLSVGVPGNVRLMEMAHKKWGKLEWKALFQPAIKLAEDGYQVTPALNTWLVQFEPLWKEFPAARAIYYVGGKPAPVGTTIKNPAYAAILRQIAERGPEAFYSGANAKAISDAVAKAPRNATQLTLKDLAAYKAKERPAVCTTYRIYKVCGMGPPSSGATTVFGILGMLEGWDMKAMGKDNPMSWHLMAEAMQLAYADRSAYLGDADFVDVPVQGLLDKKYLAERRELISPFGAAGHYEPGTPPGAKPRAEAPPVKEQGTTHFVVVDKDGDVMSMTSTVESIFGSQLMANGYFLNNELTDFDLSPTKDGRPTQNRVQAGKRPLSSMSPTIVYGPDGKVVLAVGSAGGKRIIMHVTKTLIGVLDWDLDAKSAMELPNLFFGQQGVLIENNAAGQAIAAKMKPFGYSFTATDLGSKLNAVQRVGDGWQGAADPRGPGTSSVDGAPAQN from the coding sequence ATGATCAAACGACTCTTTGCTACCGTCAGCCTTTTCGTCCTTGCCATTCCGTCGCTCGCCTCGGCGCAGGGCGTGACCTCGTCCGCCGATCCGCGCGCGACCGAGGCCGGGCGGGAGATATTGCACGAAGGCGGAACCGCCGCTGACGCAGCGATCGCGATGGTTGCGGTCCTGACCCTCGTCGAGCCGCAGTCGAGCGGCATCGGCGGCGGCGGCTTCATGGTCTATCACGACGCGAAGGACGGCAGCATCGCGACGATCGACGGCCGCGAAACCGCGCCTGCCGCGGCGAAACCCGAACGGTTCCTCGGCGCCGACGGCAAGCCGCGCGGTTATATGGACGTCATCCCCGGCGGCCTTTCGGTCGGCGTTCCAGGCAACGTCCGCCTGATGGAAATGGCGCACAAGAAATGGGGCAAGCTGGAGTGGAAGGCGCTGTTCCAGCCCGCGATCAAGCTTGCGGAGGACGGCTATCAGGTGACGCCTGCGCTCAACACATGGCTCGTCCAGTTCGAACCGCTGTGGAAGGAGTTTCCCGCGGCGCGCGCCATTTATTATGTCGGCGGCAAGCCTGCACCGGTCGGCACGACGATCAAGAATCCCGCCTATGCCGCGATCCTGCGCCAGATCGCCGAACGCGGCCCCGAGGCTTTCTATTCGGGCGCCAATGCGAAGGCGATCAGCGACGCGGTCGCAAAGGCGCCGCGCAACGCGACGCAGCTGACGCTCAAGGATCTCGCCGCCTACAAGGCGAAGGAACGCCCCGCGGTCTGCACGACCTACCGCATCTACAAGGTCTGCGGCATGGGTCCGCCCTCGTCGGGCGCGACCACCGTCTTCGGCATCCTCGGCATGCTCGAGGGCTGGGACATGAAGGCGATGGGCAAGGACAATCCCATGAGCTGGCATCTGATGGCAGAGGCGATGCAGCTCGCCTATGCCGACCGCTCGGCCTATCTCGGCGACGCCGATTTCGTCGATGTTCCGGTGCAGGGGCTGCTCGACAAGAAGTATCTCGCCGAACGCCGCGAACTCATTTCGCCCTTCGGCGCCGCTGGCCACTATGAGCCGGGCACGCCCCCGGGCGCGAAGCCGCGCGCTGAGGCTCCGCCGGTCAAGGAGCAGGGGACGACGCACTTCGTCGTCGTCGACAAGGACGGTGATGTCATGTCGATGACCTCGACCGTCGAGAGCATTTTCGGCAGCCAGCTGATGGCGAACGGCTATTTCCTCAACAACGAACTCACCGACTTCGACCTCTCGCCGACGAAAGACGGGCGGCCGACGCAGAACCGTGTGCAGGCGGGCAAGCGGCCGCTGTCGTCGATGTCGCCGACGATCGTCTATGGCCCCGACGGCAAGGTCGTGCTCGCGGTCGGCTCTGCGGGCGGCAAGCGCATCATCATGCATGTGACCAAGACGCTGATCGGGGTGCTCGACTGGGATCTCGACGCCAAATCGGCGATGGAGCTGCCCAACCTCTTCTTCGGCCAGCAGGGCGTGCTGATCGAGAATAATGCGGCGGGTCAGGCGATTGCCGCGAAGATGAAACCCTTCGGCTACAGCTTCACCGCGACCGATCTCGGTTCGAAGCTCAACGCCGTCCAGCGCGTCGGCGACGGTTGGCAGGGCGCCGCCGATCCGCGCGGCCCCGGCACCTCGTCGGTGGATGGCGCGCCGGCGCAAAACTGA
- a CDS encoding VOC family protein gives MINIDVPDLVAGERFYTEALGLTVGRRFDDDIVELLGCEAPVYLIRKPEGSAIAPAGGDIRRYARHWTPVHPDFTVDDLDAAALKAIRAGAIQEGETLDLPYGRQAMFADPFGNGFCLIAFNAKGYDAIAT, from the coding sequence TTGATCAATATCGACGTCCCCGACCTCGTTGCCGGCGAGCGCTTTTATACCGAAGCCCTTGGCCTGACTGTCGGGCGCCGGTTCGATGATGATATCGTCGAGCTGCTGGGCTGTGAGGCGCCCGTTTACCTCATCCGGAAACCCGAAGGATCGGCGATCGCTCCGGCCGGCGGGGACATCCGCCGCTACGCGCGGCACTGGACCCCGGTGCATCCCGATTTTACCGTCGACGATCTCGACGCGGCCGCGCTGAAAGCAATTCGCGCCGGGGCGATACAGGAGGGTGAGACATTGGACCTGCCCTATGGCAGACAGGCGATGTTCGCCGACCCGTTCGGCAACGGTTTCTGCCTGATCGCGTTCAACGCGAAAGGATATGACGCGATCGCGACCTGA
- a CDS encoding quinone-dependent dihydroorotate dehydrogenase encodes MPLFASVADAAYALVRPLVHATDGEAAHNLTLNALQPLPRARHALTSPVLATELAGLHFPNPVGLAPGFDKDARVAHAMPHFGFGFVEVGTLTPLPQEGNPRPRLFRLVEDRAVINRMGFNNGGQAKAAERIACLRRYGLPVPLGINIGANKDSADRIADYAKGTAAMAPLADYLTVNISSPNTPGLRALQDRASLEALLDGVAAAQPADAPKPVFLKVAPDLEPADIDDIVAVAFDKGLAAVIVSNTTILRPALASRHAEEAGGLSGAPLADLALRRVKDFRAASGGKLPLVAAGGIASPEQAWARIRAGASLVQIYSAMVYEGPGLAARIAHGLEKLAGRDGFSRVADAVGADD; translated from the coding sequence ATGCCGCTCTTCGCCTCCGTCGCCGATGCCGCCTATGCGCTCGTTCGTCCGCTCGTTCATGCGACCGATGGCGAAGCAGCGCACAATCTGACCCTGAATGCGCTCCAGCCGTTGCCGCGCGCGCGTCATGCGCTGACCAGCCCGGTGCTGGCGACCGAACTGGCGGGGCTGCATTTCCCAAATCCCGTCGGCCTCGCGCCGGGTTTCGACAAGGATGCGCGCGTGGCACATGCGATGCCGCATTTCGGCTTCGGTTTCGTCGAGGTCGGCACGCTCACCCCGCTGCCGCAGGAAGGCAATCCGCGCCCGCGCCTGTTCCGGCTGGTCGAGGATCGTGCGGTGATCAACCGCATGGGCTTCAACAATGGCGGGCAGGCGAAGGCGGCCGAACGCATCGCGTGCCTGCGTCGTTACGGACTGCCGGTGCCGCTTGGCATCAATATCGGCGCGAACAAGGACAGCGCCGACCGCATCGCCGATTATGCGAAGGGCACGGCAGCGATGGCGCCGCTCGCCGACTATCTGACGGTGAATATCAGCTCGCCCAACACGCCGGGTCTTCGCGCCCTGCAGGACAGGGCTTCGCTCGAGGCGCTGCTCGACGGTGTTGCCGCCGCGCAGCCCGCAGACGCGCCCAAGCCTGTATTCCTGAAGGTCGCCCCCGACCTCGAGCCGGCCGACATCGACGACATCGTTGCGGTTGCTTTCGACAAGGGGCTCGCGGCGGTGATCGTCTCGAACACCACCATTCTTCGTCCGGCGCTGGCGTCGCGTCATGCCGAAGAGGCGGGAGGGCTCTCGGGGGCGCCGCTTGCCGATCTTGCGCTCCGCCGCGTCAAGGATTTCCGCGCTGCCAGCGGCGGCAAGCTGCCGCTGGTTGCTGCCGGCGGCATCGCATCGCCCGAACAGGCATGGGCACGCATCCGCGCCGGCGCCAGCCTGGTCCAGATCTATTCGGCGATGGTCTATGAAGGACCCGGCCTCGCTGCGCGCATTGCGCATGGCCTTGAAAAGCTAGCGGGGCGCGACGGCTTCTCGCGCGTTGCCGATGCGGTCGGCGCGGATGACTAA